A window of the Rhodoferax sp. GW822-FHT02A01 genome harbors these coding sequences:
- a CDS encoding chemotaxis protein CheW: MGMMEKMEELTSTGAREYLTFRLDTEEYGIDILKVQEIRGYEPPTRVANAPSFIKGVVNLRGTIVPIVDMRLKFNCEKAEYNSFTVVIILNLRNRIVGIVVDSVSDVMELPPEALKAAPDIDSVIDSSAVMGLGSLGERMLILLDIERLMSAPDMGLVSSEE; the protein is encoded by the coding sequence ATGGGAATGATGGAAAAAATGGAAGAGCTCACATCGACGGGCGCACGCGAGTACCTGACGTTCCGGCTGGATACCGAAGAGTACGGCATCGACATTCTCAAGGTGCAGGAAATCCGGGGCTATGAGCCTCCCACGCGGGTTGCCAATGCGCCCAGTTTCATCAAGGGTGTGGTGAACTTGCGGGGCACGATTGTTCCTATCGTGGATATGCGCCTGAAATTCAATTGCGAAAAGGCGGAGTACAACAGCTTTACGGTTGTGATCATCCTGAACCTGCGCAACCGTATCGTGGGGATTGTGGTCGACTCCGTGAGTGACGTGATGGAGCTTCCCCCCGAGGCGTTGAAGGCCGCACCGGACATTGACAGCGTGATTGACAGCAGTGCGGTCATGGGCCTGGGCTCTCTTGGCGAACGCATGCTGATTCTGTTGGACATCGAGCGACTTATGTCTGCACCCGATATGGGGCTGGTCAGTTCCGAAGAGTAA
- a CDS encoding response regulator — MPVILAVDDSPSMRKMVSFTLTGAGYQVVEAVDGQDAYEKAQTQSFDLVLTDQNMPRLDGLGLTRKLRDHPQFKTTPILMLTTESSDLMKQAGRAAGATGWLVKPFDPAKLLDVIKKVIR, encoded by the coding sequence ATGCCTGTAATTCTCGCCGTCGACGACTCACCTTCCATGCGGAAGATGGTCTCTTTTACGCTCACCGGAGCGGGTTATCAGGTTGTGGAGGCCGTGGATGGCCAGGACGCCTACGAAAAGGCGCAGACGCAATCATTCGATCTGGTCCTTACCGATCAAAACATGCCGCGCCTGGACGGCTTGGGGCTTACCCGTAAATTGCGTGACCATCCCCAGTTTAAGACAACGCCCATTTTGATGCTCACGACAGAATCCAGCGATCTGATGAAGCAGGCCGGACGCGCCGCGGGGGCTACCGGCTGGCTGGTGAAGCCGTTTGACCCAGCCAAGTTGCTCGACGTCATTAAAAAAGTCATTCGCTAA
- a CDS encoding CheR family methyltransferase: MNARASMDSLGDAGIQGREFAWTSADFDRVQDLIYRRAGISLHDGKHAMVYSRLSRRLRETGHQSFKEYLSWLESTDGDEWQEFVNALTTNLTSFFREHHHFQIFAEHLKSKPASHHWKVWCSAASTGEEPYSIVMTALEALGSRPQFSLAASDIDSKVLATAANGVYKAESLKGVSQAQMQAFFMRGKGANQGMVRVKPELRQYIEFLIINLIKDDWPFREPFDVVFCRNVMIYFDAETQRRVLERIHRVMKPGGILFVGHAENFSDSRDLFVLKGKTAYERR, encoded by the coding sequence ATGAATGCACGCGCTTCCATGGACAGTCTGGGTGACGCAGGAATCCAAGGGCGAGAATTTGCATGGACCAGCGCAGATTTTGACCGCGTACAGGACCTGATTTACCGCCGTGCCGGAATCAGCCTGCATGATGGCAAGCATGCCATGGTGTATAGCCGCTTGTCTCGGCGTTTGCGTGAAACCGGGCACCAGAGCTTCAAGGAGTATCTGTCCTGGTTGGAGTCCACCGATGGTGATGAGTGGCAGGAGTTCGTGAACGCACTCACGACCAATCTCACGTCCTTCTTTCGTGAGCATCACCACTTCCAGATTTTTGCTGAGCACCTGAAGTCAAAACCGGCGTCGCACCACTGGAAGGTCTGGTGCAGCGCAGCCTCCACGGGGGAGGAGCCTTACTCGATCGTGATGACCGCGCTGGAGGCTTTGGGTAGCCGCCCCCAGTTTTCCTTGGCTGCCAGCGATATCGACTCCAAAGTGCTGGCTACGGCGGCCAACGGTGTCTACAAGGCGGAGTCGCTCAAGGGGGTCAGCCAGGCGCAGATGCAGGCCTTTTTCATGCGTGGCAAGGGCGCCAATCAGGGAATGGTGCGGGTCAAGCCGGAGTTAAGGCAATACATAGAGTTCCTGATCATCAATCTGATCAAGGACGACTGGCCCTTCAGGGAGCCCTTTGACGTCGTCTTCTGTCGCAACGTGATGATCTACTTTGACGCGGAAACGCAGCGCCGGGTGCTGGAGCGGATTCACCGTGTCATGAAGCCGGGCGGAATTCTATTTGTCGGACATGCAGAAAATTTCAGTGACTCGCGCGATTTGTTTGTATTGAAGGGGAAAACCGCCTATGAGCGCCGCTAG
- a CDS encoding chemotaxis protein CheW yields MSETHQESGAGGDIDLSQFYQIFFEEAGENLDLMETMLLNLNLETADDEELNGIFRCAHSVKGGAATFGFADVAELTHKMESLLDRLRRHELQPTSVMVDVLLESADASRSLLARHQSGDTSEAPPTADLVRRIADLAAGNVPAPAKVAAPAPAPAPKPAAVAKPAEPVAAGGVRQLEIKVGPLTHPEQADAISELFRDIPGLGTIKALSSDRKDFRVFAVETASTDEDLLDLFTFHVAREQIEIRPVAAPTPAEADASHGFFDDAPGAPAAAGPSPAQPEAPAGYGFFDGSPGAPVAGHEASAGVTDNHVAEVKTGAKAVAKTAAAPAAQQPEAATIRVAISKVDQLINLVGELVITQAMLAQNSRALDPAVYQQLLTGLADLDRNTRDLQESVMSIRMIPMSIVFSRFPRMLRDLAGKLGKKVDFVTQGEATELDKGLVEKITDPLTHLVRNSCDHGIESPAERLAAGKPETGTITLSASHQGGSIVIEVRDDGKGLSREKILKKARDRGMDVSDQMSDADVWGLIFAPGFSTAEVVTDVSGRGVGMDVVKRNIAALNGTVEIDSAEGFGMRVAVRLPLTLAIMDGMSVGVGEEVYILPLSSVVESFQVKADAVSTVGQGSQLVKVRDEYMPVIELEKVFQVPRFDFEKNSDIMVVVEADGSRVVLLVDELLGQQQVVVKNLESNYRKVPNVSGATILGDGKVALILDTAALVRRSRH; encoded by the coding sequence ATGTCAGAAACGCATCAAGAAAGCGGCGCAGGCGGCGATATTGATTTAAGTCAGTTCTATCAGATCTTCTTTGAGGAAGCAGGCGAAAACCTGGACCTGATGGAGACCATGCTGCTGAATCTGAACCTGGAAACAGCGGATGACGAAGAGCTCAATGGCATCTTCCGTTGCGCCCACTCCGTCAAGGGCGGTGCCGCGACTTTTGGTTTTGCGGACGTTGCCGAGCTGACGCACAAGATGGAGTCTCTTCTGGATCGCCTGCGCCGGCACGAGTTGCAGCCAACTTCTGTGATGGTTGATGTTCTCTTGGAGTCGGCGGACGCATCGCGCAGCCTGTTGGCACGCCACCAGTCTGGTGACACCAGTGAGGCCCCACCGACTGCAGACTTGGTGCGCCGTATTGCGGATCTGGCGGCTGGCAATGTTCCGGCACCGGCCAAAGTGGCGGCGCCCGCGCCGGCACCTGCGCCCAAACCGGCTGCGGTGGCTAAACCAGCGGAGCCCGTTGCTGCTGGAGGCGTTCGGCAATTGGAAATTAAGGTTGGCCCGCTGACCCATCCCGAGCAGGCAGATGCCATTTCTGAGCTGTTCCGGGATATCCCGGGGCTGGGCACCATCAAGGCGTTGAGTTCAGACCGCAAGGACTTTCGTGTGTTTGCCGTTGAAACGGCCTCCACCGATGAAGACCTGCTGGACCTGTTTACCTTCCATGTGGCGCGCGAGCAGATCGAAATTCGGCCTGTGGCCGCCCCTACGCCCGCCGAGGCGGATGCCAGCCATGGTTTCTTCGACGATGCGCCCGGAGCGCCTGCAGCAGCCGGTCCGTCGCCCGCGCAGCCCGAGGCACCTGCTGGCTACGGGTTCTTTGACGGTTCACCGGGCGCGCCTGTGGCGGGTCACGAAGCCAGTGCCGGTGTTACGGACAATCATGTAGCGGAAGTCAAGACCGGGGCCAAGGCTGTGGCAAAGACCGCGGCGGCACCGGCTGCGCAGCAGCCTGAAGCCGCCACCATCCGTGTTGCCATCAGCAAAGTGGATCAACTCATCAATCTGGTGGGCGAGCTGGTGATCACGCAGGCCATGTTGGCGCAAAACAGTCGGGCGCTGGATCCGGCGGTGTACCAGCAACTGTTGACGGGGTTGGCCGACCTGGACCGCAATACCCGCGATTTGCAGGAATCGGTCATGTCGATCCGCATGATCCCCATGTCCATTGTGTTCAGCCGATTCCCTCGCATGTTGCGCGATCTGGCCGGCAAACTGGGCAAGAAGGTGGATTTTGTGACGCAAGGCGAAGCCACTGAGCTTGACAAGGGGCTGGTTGAGAAGATCACAGACCCGTTGACGCATTTGGTTCGCAACAGTTGCGACCATGGCATTGAGTCGCCGGCCGAGCGTTTGGCGGCTGGAAAGCCTGAAACCGGAACGATCACCTTGTCTGCTTCACACCAAGGCGGCTCCATCGTGATTGAAGTCCGGGATGACGGCAAGGGCCTGTCGCGGGAAAAGATTCTCAAGAAAGCGCGAGACCGCGGTATGGACGTATCAGATCAGATGTCCGATGCGGACGTCTGGGGGCTGATCTTTGCCCCCGGCTTCTCGACGGCCGAGGTGGTTACCGATGTTTCAGGCCGCGGCGTTGGCATGGACGTGGTGAAGCGCAATATCGCCGCCTTGAATGGCACCGTGGAGATTGACTCCGCAGAGGGTTTTGGCATGCGGGTGGCGGTGCGCCTGCCGCTGACGCTGGCCATCATGGATGGCATGTCCGTTGGCGTGGGCGAGGAGGTGTACATCTTGCCGTTGTCCTCCGTAGTGGAGTCCTTCCAGGTCAAGGCCGATGCGGTCAGCACAGTCGGACAGGGCTCTCAACTGGTCAAGGTGCGTGACGAGTACATGCCGGTGATCGAGCTTGAAAAAGTATTCCAGGTGCCGCGTTTTGACTTTGAGAAGAACAGCGACATCATGGTCGTGGTGGAAGCTGACGGAAGTCGCGTGGTTCTGTTGGTGGACGAGCTGTTGGGCCAGCAGCAGGTGGTGGTCAAGAACCTGGAATCCAACTATCGCAAGGTGCCCAACGTGTCCGGCGCCACGATATTGGGGGATGGCAAAGTTGCATTGATTCTGGATACGGCCGCGTTGGTGCGTCGATCCAGGCACTAG